In the Sarcophilus harrisii chromosome 1, mSarHar1.11, whole genome shotgun sequence genome, one interval contains:
- the LOC100928777 gene encoding cytochrome b-c1 complex subunit 7: MATRVPSSRHWLQSLRKWYYNAAGFNKLGLMRDDTLYEDEDVKEAIRRLPENLYNDRMFRIKRALDLTMRHQILPKNQWTKYEEDKLYLQPYLKEVIRERKEKEEWNKK; this comes from the exons CATCAAGACACTGGCTCCAGAGTCTTCGAAAATGGTATTACAATGCTGCAGGATTCAACAAACTTG GGTTGATGCGTGATGACACACTTTATGAAGATGAAGATGTTAAAGAGGCCATAAGGAGACTTCCAGAGAATCTGTATAATGATCGAATGTTTCGTATCAAGAGGGCTCTGGACCTGACCATGAGGCATCAGATCTTGCCTAAAAACCAATGGACAAAATATGAAGAG gacaAATTATACCTTCAACCATATCTGAAGGAGGTTATccgtgaaagaaaagagaaagaagaatggaataaGAAGTAA